The candidate division WOR-3 bacterium genomic interval TATTGGATATGTATTCCACAGCCGTATAATTCCCGGAGGAGATGAGGATATACCCGACCGGGATCACCTCCAGACCATAGGATCTAATTAAGAAAACGGATTTCACATGTTCTCCGATTAAGAATTCAGGATTGCGTCCACTTAAAAGGGAGAGAAAGAATATGCCATCTGCATATTTAGAAATCTGATGCGAACTTCCAGGGAACAGGAGCACCGGACAGGATGTCTCTTTTTTCACCTTTTTAACAAAACCATCAAAATCTTCGTTCTTTAACAAGGAGGTACCAATGAGGATTGCCTTCACCCCACAATTTGAGACAAAACGGGTAAGACGGGATAGATTATGGTTAAAAACGCGATCGGGATCAAAAAGGGCGATTATCCCCGGCTTTTCATTGAGCAGTCTTTTCCAGACCCTGGAGTATCCCATTACGGATGATTATAACCCGATTTTGGAAAAAATCAAGCGTGTTTTTTTGTTGACAAAATTGATTTTCTGGATATAATTGTTTGTTATGAAAGGGAGGTTGCCTATAGAGCTGACTCAGATGTTGGATGGCAAGAAGAACTGAGTTAATTATTACCCTTAGTGGTGATATTATTATTTTATTGACCATCTTTTTCGTGAGCTGGCAATCTTCCGAGATCAATCAAACTGCTTTCGGTCAGCACGCCCTTATTGCCAACTTTGGTCTGCTCCTCTTCTGGCTATTCCTTTTTCAGTCTTTTGAACTCTATAGACCGAGGGAAGAGATTCAGATTATGAACGGGCTTTTCAGCCTCTTTAAGGCAATCTTTCTTGGTATGACCCTGCTGCTCTCTTTTGCCTATCTGATGAATGTCGATTTCTTTAAAGCCAGGGGTTTCCTTCCAGCTTATGCGATTGGCTTTTCTTCTTTAGTTCTCTGGCGTTTTCTGTTGTGGGGTTTAATTGGAGAATATATAAAAAAGATTCCGAGCCGGGTGATTGTTTTTAAAAACGGCGAAGATATTGCGGATTGCCCCTATCCCAATTTCACCATGGTGAAAGAGGTGAAATTCACTGAGTTGGATGCGGAGACCCCACGGCGCATTTTTAAAGAGAATAAGATTGATGGCATCGTGATTGAAAGCAACGGACAGACCCAGGAGGAAGTATTGAAGGTTATCTCCCAGTTTGCCGAGAGCAATTACAGCATTTTTGTCTCCCCAAAACTTTATCCTTTAATCTATCAACATTTTCTGGTCAAAAAAGTTCCAGATTCCAATCTGCTCCAGGTCATCTTTCATCCCCTCTCGGCCTGGGATCGGTTTCTAAAGCGATTGACGGATCTCGTCCTGGCTTCGATTTTGTTGTTGGTCCTTTTTCCATTTTTGGCGGTGATCGCCTTGTTGATAAAAATTGACTCACCGGGGCCGGTCTTTTATGTTCAAAAGCGCGTGGGTTTTCGCGGTAAGAAGTTTTCGCTTATAAAATTCCGGTCGATGATTAAAGATGCCGAGAAATACACCGGTCCGGTCTGGGCAGAAAAAAATGATAAAAGAATTACCCGGATGGGCAGAATAATGCGGCCGTTCCGTCTTGATGAGTTGCCCCAATTGTTCAATGTGCTTAAAGGAGATATGAGTTTCGTGGGACCTCGACCTGAACGGCCTCATTTTGTATCAAAGTTTGTAGACGAGATACCCTTCTATTCCCTGCGTCACACCGTCCATCCTGGAATCACCGGGTGGGCGCAGGTCAAATATTGTTATGACCGAACAATTGAAGATGTAAAAAAGAAATTGGCTTATGATCTTGAATACATCAACAATATTTCCATGAAGATGGATTTGAAGATTTTTTTGAAAACAATCTTTATTATACTTAAAAGACAAGGAGCTCATTGAGATGTTCTTTGTTTTTTTTCTTATCACCCAGAATTTACCCTGGA includes:
- a CDS encoding geranylgeranylglyceryl/heptaprenylglyceryl phosphate synthase, with protein sequence MGYSRVWKRLLNEKPGIIALFDPDRVFNHNLSRLTRFVSNCGVKAILIGTSLLKNEDFDGFVKKVKKETSCPVLLFPGSSHQISKYADGIFFLSLLSGRNPEFLIGEHVKSVFLIRSYGLEVIPVGYILISSGNYTAVEYISNTRPIPRDKPEIVVAHALAGEYLGMKAIYLEAGSGADQPVPEDVVKEVKKYISIPLIVGGGIKTEADAKRILACGADFLVLGSIIEKAPAKFKKITKAINA
- a CDS encoding sugar transferase, whose protein sequence is MARRTELIITLSGDIIILLTIFFVSWQSSEINQTAFGQHALIANFGLLLFWLFLFQSFELYRPREEIQIMNGLFSLFKAIFLGMTLLLSFAYLMNVDFFKARGFLPAYAIGFSSLVLWRFLLWGLIGEYIKKIPSRVIVFKNGEDIADCPYPNFTMVKEVKFTELDAETPRRIFKENKIDGIVIESNGQTQEEVLKVISQFAESNYSIFVSPKLYPLIYQHFLVKKVPDSNLLQVIFHPLSAWDRFLKRLTDLVLASILLLVLFPFLAVIALLIKIDSPGPVFYVQKRVGFRGKKFSLIKFRSMIKDAEKYTGPVWAEKNDKRITRMGRIMRPFRLDELPQLFNVLKGDMSFVGPRPERPHFVSKFVDEIPFYSLRHTVHPGITGWAQVKYCYDRTIEDVKKKLAYDLEYINNISMKMDLKIFLKTIFIILKRQGAH